The nucleotide sequence GACGGCGTGTCGTGGCAACAAGCTCGGCGCCTGAACGGCGAAGCGCCGCCCGGCGGATGCCGGACGGCGCTTCGTGGAGTGGACGGCTCAAGCGTTGCGCACGTCGTCGTCGACCCAGTCGAAGGTCTTCGTGACGGCCTTCTTCCAGAGACGGATCTGACGGTCGCGCTCCTCCGCATCCATGTTCGGGGTCCAGCGGCTGTCCTCCTGCCAGTTCTTGCGCAGGTCGTCGAGGTCCGACCAGAACCCGACCGCGAGTCCGGCGGCGTACGCGGCACCGAGGGCGGTCGTCTCCGCGACGACCGGACGGATCACCGGGACGCCGAGGATGTCGGCCTGGAACTGCATGAGCAGGTTGTTGGCGATCATGCCGCCGTCGACCTTGAGCTCCGTGAGGTCGACGCCCGAGTCCGCGTTGACGGCGTCCAGCACCTCGCGGGTCTGGAAGGCCGTGGCCTCCAGCACCGCGCGGGCGATGTGGCCCTTGTTCACGTAACGGGTGAGTCCGACGAGCGCACCGCGCGCGTCCGCCCGCCAGTACGGGGCGAACAGGCCCGAGAACGCCGGCACGAAGTACGCGCCACCGTTGTCGTCGACCGTCTTGGCGAGCTCCTCGATCTCCGGCGCGCTCGAGATGATCCCGAGGTTGTCGCGCAGCCACTGCACCAGCGAGCCGGTGACAGCGATCGAACCTTCCAGCGCGTAGTGCGGCGCCGCGTCCCCGAGCTTGTAGCCGAGGGTCGTCAGCAGACCGTTCTTCGAGTGGACGATCTCCTCACCGGTGTTGAAGATGAGGAAGTTGCCGGTGCCGTACGTGTTCTTGGACTCGCCGGTGTCGAACGCAGCCTGGCCGAAGGTCGCGGCCTGCTGGTCGCCGAGGATGCCGGCGACGGGCACCTCGCGGAGGAGGCTGGACGCCTCGACCTGGCCGTAGACCTCGGACGAGCTCTTGATCGCGGGGAGCATCGACTTCGGCACCCCGAACACCTCGAGGATGTCGTCGCGCCAGCTCAGCGTCTCGAGGTCCATGAACAGCGTGCGGGAGGCGTTGGTCACGTCGGTGGCGTGCACACCGCCGTCCGGGCCACCGGTGAGGTTCCAGAGCACCCAGGTGTCGGTCGTGCCGAACAGCAGGTCGCCCGCCTCGGCGCGCTCGCGGGCGCCCTCGACGTTCTCCAGGATCCACACGATCTTGGTGCCGGAGAAGTAGGTCGCCAGCGG is from Leifsonia sp. 466MF and encodes:
- the glpK gene encoding glycerol kinase GlpK → MADYVVAIDQGTTSTRAIIFDKSGSIVSTGQLEHEQIFPKAGWVEHNPVEIWNNTREVIGQALSKADLTRHDIAAVGITNQRETAVVWDKNTGEPVYNAIVWQDTRTQPIVDRLAADGGTERFKQIVGLPLATYFSGTKIVWILENVEGARERAEAGDLLFGTTDTWVLWNLTGGPDGGVHATDVTNASRTLFMDLETLSWRDDILEVFGVPKSMLPAIKSSSEVYGQVEASSLLREVPVAGILGDQQAATFGQAAFDTGESKNTYGTGNFLIFNTGEEIVHSKNGLLTTLGYKLGDAAPHYALEGSIAVTGSLVQWLRDNLGIISSAPEIEELAKTVDDNGGAYFVPAFSGLFAPYWRADARGALVGLTRYVNKGHIARAVLEATAFQTREVLDAVNADSGVDLTELKVDGGMIANNLLMQFQADILGVPVIRPVVAETTALGAAYAAGLAVGFWSDLDDLRKNWQEDSRWTPNMDAEERDRQIRLWKKAVTKTFDWVDDDVRNA